The Phyllostomus discolor isolate MPI-MPIP mPhyDis1 chromosome 4, mPhyDis1.pri.v3, whole genome shotgun sequence genome window below encodes:
- the LOC114494546 gene encoding A-kinase anchor protein SPHKAP isoform X6: MATPCSPCQAMWATEPDSPTCQSAASPARNHSQESSNSESLLMCEAPVAQQGGASSSGSSLGSSVTACKKVLCSNSLLESTDYWLQNQRTPCQIGFVEDRSENTACASVCFVNLDVNKDECSTEHLQQKLVNVSPDLPKLISSMNVQKPKENEIVLLSGLTSGNLQADFKVSQCPWLPDICLVQCARGNRPNSTNCIIFEINKFLIGLELVQERQLHLETNILKVEDDTNCSLSSIEEDFLTASEHLEEESEVEEYRNGCENINVSANVMESKKPKEVTQEEWNYDKEQSLYTLENKYISKHPMAWIKTEGSLEKVAEDTTLQGLDPSAKLSEWKGEGVRNQGTAADYHYPENVKDPAETLQALYIPDNACFPRVLMPDGPCACGTVMGHGHSSDPGDHESTTNSLLPIQDGEATTGEYATNLAESVLQDAFIRLSQSQPPLPQESAVSVPVGSALLPSGCSTKDIVVSPSWSDLPKIVIVQSPDGSNGAPEPGISSCSDMEVSLDPSGVPSGDNASRHPQSALEVALACAATMIGTISSPQATERLKMEQESLIANHPLGCSEPLQTPAVQALKEAPISEYSFPSALCGMTQVASAVAVCGLGEVGEVECPEASSRILSATESSAAIPPLFNLAAGRGVELGKEAIAEALFKEAALVLTGPDTHGGIGDLMASMNRRIMEAASKPQSSSPENVLGNELAQALSNVILKHSIDEVHQQNKITDPDNGGHSSETLDTLMESTNQLLFNVICSTFKKMSHIAQHGECPTVLSKETPGRREPELDTRTPDRAASQAWTKATEHYSSHPLIHPCGTSLVISDLADGMPPQHASNGSAKPGPFQTPMLQPEWTCSARVPRPSTAKTSPKETHLKGSIGNDAKAHHQTPSHNVNERRASSEGERTPTVTKYNSSSQDSEDGFSPNIQEKHNCASPLHSEVQVHLSLLGSDLPLPAQSMLHTKHTDVYCITDFAEELAETIVSMATEIAAICLDNSNGKQPWFCAWKRGSEVLVTPNVPCRSVKRKKESQAGGASVRKHKPPRLSEIKRKTDEHPELKEKLMNRVVDESMNLEDIPDSVNVFANEVAAKIVNLTEFSLVDGVWQAQSFPRNRLHSGDRWMRRKASSCESIAEEDSSARAYASSLGLMSALSQPGSRASSVSKQSSCESITDEFSRFMVNQMENEGRGFELLLDYYAGKNASSIVNSAVQQACRRSDHLSVRPSCPSKQSSTESITEEFYRYMLRDLERESKDGTSSRRGSQDWAAGLLSPSLRSPLCYRQSSMPDGRALGPRLTVNAPLKANSLDGFAQNSQRDFLSVQPCSGASSTGLCKSDSCLYRRGGTDHITTMLIHETWANSIEALMRKNKIITDDVQASAEPVSGGSPLHGDKCANRLASGRVQSGPILLVQESIDYQRKDSVTESLHPPGSSPSKDAHLSLDSEKETSLCHGGVPINHPRQSLLSREVPLIQIEIDQREECVGEPEHTPSKGCPLEAAEERLEEDKTPDVGRGGDTEKSAGQNRSDSLDARDGPEADVPTEGRAPSEVPNPPSSSGESTESWSQLANEEDNPDDTSSFLQFSERSMSELVEEKEILKGQSEKGEECVPGAPVGAVSHQGSLLVINFDLEPECPDAELRATLQWIAASELGIPAIYFKKSQENRVEKFLDVVRLVHRKSWKVGDIFHAVVQYCKLHEEQKDGTPSLFDWLLGLG; the protein is encoded by the exons GTCTGCTTCGTGAACCTGGATGTGAACAAGGATGAGTGCAGCACGGAGCACCTGCAGCAG AAATTGGTCAATGTTTCACCAGATCTCCCAAAACTTATCAGCTCCATGAATGtccaaaaaccaaaagaaaatgaaattgtccTCCTCAGTGGGTTAACATCTGGAAATCTCCAGGCAGATTTTAAAGTATCACAG tgtccttggctgccagatatCTGCCTGGTCCAGTGTGCGAGAGGGAACAGACCGAACAGTACCAATTGCATCATCTTTGAAATCAACAAGTTTTTGATTGGGCTGGAACTGGTGCAGGAGCGGCAGCTCCACCTGGAAACAAACATCTTGAAGGTGGAGGATGACACGAACTGCTCCCTGTCTTCCATCGAGGAAGACTTTCTCACGGCCTCTGAACACTTGGAGGAAGAGAGTGAggtggaagaatacaggaatg GTTGTGAGAATATAAATGTCTCCGCCAATGTTATGGAAAGTAAAAAGCCAAAGGAAGTCACGCAGGAGGAATGGAATTACGATAAGGAACAGTCCCTTTATACCTTGGAAAACAAATACATCAGCAAGCATCCTATGGCATGGATTAAGACAGAAGGATCTCTGGAAAAAGTAGCAGAAGATACAACTTTGCAAGGTCTAGATCCATCAGCTAAACTATCAGAGTGGAAAGGTGAAGGTGTGAGGAATCAGGGGACAGCTGCAGATTATCATTATCCAGAAAATGTCAAAGATCCAGCGGAAACACTGCAGGCACTATATATTCCAGACAATGCTTGTTTCCCCAGGGTGCTTATGCCAGATGGGCCTTGTGCCTGTGGCACTGTCATGGGGCACGGCCACAGCTCCGACCCAGGAGACCATGAAAGTACAACAAACTCTCTTCTCCCCATACAGGATGGAGAAGCCACAACTGGCGAGTATGCTACAAATTTAGCCGAATCCGTGCTGCAGGATGCATTTATTAGATTATCTCAGTCCCAGCCTCCACTCCCCCAGGAATCTGCGGTCAGTGTCCCTGTAGGAAGTGCTCTGCTCCCGAGTGGCTGCTCCACAAAAGATATCGTGGTCTCTCCGTCATGGAGTGACCTCcccaaaattgtcattgttcagaGTCCAGATGGCAGCAATGGAGCCCCTGAGCCAGGCATCTCTTCGTGCTCCGACATGGAAGTCTCTCTTGACCCCTCAGGTGTCCCCTCCGGAGACAATGCCAGCAGACACCCCCAGAGTGCTCTAGAAGTAGCATTAGCGTGTGCGGCCACCATGATTGGAACTATTTCCAGCCCTCAGGCCACAGAAAGACTGAAAATGGAGCAAGAATCCCTTATTGCAAACCACCCACTGGGATGCAGCGAACCACTGCAGACTCCAGCAGTGCAAGCACTCAAGGAAGCTCCCATCAGTGAATACTCCTTTCCATCTGCGCTGTGTGGCATGACTCAGGTGGCCAGTGCCGTTGCCGTCTGCGGCctgggggaagtgggagaggtGGAGTGCCCTGAGGCTTCGAGTAGAATCCTGTCTGCCACTGAGTCTTCCGCAGCAATTCCCCCGCTTTTTAATCTAGCAGCAGGGAGGGGCGTGGAGCTGGGCAAAGAAGCCATTGCAGAGGCCTTGTTCAAGGAGGCCGCTCTGGTTTTAACGGGGCCTGACACCCACGGCGGCATTGGAGACCTCATGGCATCAATGAACCGAAGAATTATGGAAGCGGCTTCAAAGCCACAGAGCTCGAGCCCAGAAAATGTCCTCGGAAATGAGCTGGCACAGGCCCTATCCAATGTTATCCTGAAGCACTCCATCGATGAGGTTCACCAGCAGAATAAAATAACTGACCCTGACAATGGCGGGCACTCGTCTGAAACTCTGGACACTCTCATGGAAAGTACAAATCAGCTGCTCTTCAACGTGATATGCTCCACGTTCAAGAAGATGAGCCATATTGCACAGCACGGCGAATGTCCCACTGTTCTTTCCAAGGAGACCCCTGGACGGAGGGAACCCGAACTAGACACCCGGACACCTGATCGGGCTGCTAGCCAGGCATGGACAAAAGCCACTGAACACTACAGCAGCCATCCACTTATTCATCCGTGTGGCACTAGTCTGGTCATCAGTGACCTTGCAGATGGCATGCCTCCTCAGCACGCCAGCAACGGCTCGGCAAAGCCGGGCCCCTTCCAGACCCCCATGCTGCAGCCCGAATGGACTTGTAGTGCCAGGGTGCCTCGCCCTTCGACTGCTAAAACGTCCCCCAAGGAAACACATCTGAAAGGAAGCATAGGAAACGATGCAAAAGCCCATCATCAGACACCGAGTCACAACGTGAATGAACGCAGAGCCTCTTCAGAAGGAGAAAGGACACCCACAGTCACCAAGTACAACAGCAGTTCCCAGGATTCTGAGGACGGCTTCAGTCCAAACATCCAAGAGAAGCACAACTGCGCCTCACCTCTACACAGTGAAGTTCAAGTTCATCTCTCTTTGTTAGGGAGTGACTTGCCGCTTCCTGCTCAGTCCATGCTACACACTAAACACACAGACGTATACTGCATTACGGACTTTGCCGAAGAATTAGCAGAGACCATTGTCTCCATGGCAACCGAAATCGCAGCAATTTGCCTTGACAACTCAAACGGGAAACAACCCTGGTTTTGTGCAtggaagagagggagtgaggtTCTGGTCACCCCGAACGTACCCTGCCGCTCcgtgaagaggaagaaggagagccAGGCCGGCGGGGCCTCTGTGCGGAAACACAAGCCGCCGCGGCTCAGCGAGATCAAGAGGAAAACGGATGAGCACCCGGAGCTTAAGGAGAAGCTGATGAACAGGGTCGTGGATGAGTCGATGAACCTCGAGGACATCCCAGACTCTGTCAACGTCTTTGCAAACGAAGTGGCAGCCAAGATCGTGAACCTGACGGAGTTTTCCCTGGTGGACGGCGTCTGGCAAGCCCAGAGCTTTCCCCGCAATCGCTTGCACAGCGGAGACCGGTGGATGCGGCGGAAGGCCTCCAGCTGCGAAAGCATCGCGGAGGAGGACTCCAGCGCCAGGGCCTATGCCAGCAGCCTGGGCCTAATGAGCGCCCTCagccagccagggagcagggccagctcCGTGTCCAAGCAGTCGAGCTGCGAGAGCATCACCGACGAGTTTTCCAGGTTCATGGTGAACCAGATGGAAAATGAAGGACGGGGATTTGAGTTACTGCTGGACTACTACGCGGGCAAGAACGCCAGCAGCATTGTGAACTCGGCCGTGCAGCAGGCGTGCCGGAGGAGCGACCACCTCAGTGTGAGGCCGAGCTGCCCCTCCAAGCAGTCCAGCACGGAGAGCATAACCGAGGAGTTCTACAGGTACATGCTGAGGGAccttgagagagagagcaaagacgGCACCTCCTCCAGGCGAGGCAGCCAGGACTGGGCGGCTGGCTTGTTGTCGCCTTCCCTGAGATCCCCACTGTGTTACAGGCAGTCGTCCATGCCGGACGGCAGAGCCCTGGGCCCCAGACTGACCGTGAATGCGCCACTGAAAGCCAACTCCTTAGATGGCTTTGCTCAAAACAGCCAGCGAGACTTCCTGAGCGTGCAGCCATGCAGCGGTGCTTCCTCCACCGGCCTCTGCAAATCCGACTCCTGCCTGTATCGCAGGGGCGGGACCGACCACATCACAACCATGTTAATCCATGAGACGTGGGCGAACTCCATCGAGGCCCTCATGCGGAAGAACAAAATTATAACGGATGATGTCCAAGCCAGTGCTGAGCCCGTGTCTGGTGGCTCTCCCTTGCACGGAGACAAGTGTGCAAACAGATTGGCTTCGGGCAGAGTGCAAAGTGGGCCGATTCTTCTTGTCCAAGAGTCTATCGATTACCAGAGGAAAGACTCTGTTACCGAAAGCCTCCATCCCCCGGGGTCCTCTCCAAGCAAAGATGCCCATCTTAGCTTAGATTCTGAAAAGGAGACGTCCTTGTGTCATGGTGGTGTCCCTATAAACCACCCCCGGCAATCACTTCTTTCAAGGGAGGTGCCTTTAATTCAGATTGAAATAGACCAGAGAGAAGAGTGTGTTGGCGAACCTGAACACACGCCGTCCAAAGGCTGCCCCCTCGAAGCAGCAGAGGAGCGCTTGGAGGAAGACAAAACCCCggatgtggggaggggtggagacactgAGAAGAGTGCAGGCCAGAACCGCAG TGACAGCCTTGATGCCAGAGATGGACCAGAGGCTGATGTCCCGACAGAGGGGAGAGCCCCCAGTGAGGTGCCCAACCCTCCCAGCAGCAGTGGGGAGAGCACAGAAAGCTGGTCCCAGCTCGCCAATGAGGAGGACAACCCAGACGACACAAGTAGCTTCCTGCAGTTCAGTGAGCGATCCATGAG TGAATTAGTAGAAGAAAAGGAGATTCTTAAAGGACAGTCAGAAAAAGGAGAGG AATGTGTCCCTGGAGCACCGGTGGGAGCAGTCAGCCACCAGGGCAGCCTGCTGGTGATCAACTTTGACCTGGAGCCAGAGTGTCCTGACGCTGAGCTTCGAGCCACTCTGCAGTGGATAGCCGCCTCTGAACTTGGGATCCCTGCCATCTACTTTAAGAAATCTCAGGAGAACAGAGTTGAAAAG
- the LOC114494546 gene encoding A-kinase anchor protein SPHKAP isoform X3: MDGNSLLSVPSSNSESLLMCEAPVAQQGGASSSGSSLGSSVTACKKVLCSNSLLESTDYWLQNQRTPCQIGFVEDRSENTACASVCFVNLDVNKDECSTEHLQQKLVNVSPDLPKLISSMNVQKPKENEIVLLSGLTSGNLQADFKVSQCPWLPDICLVQCARGNRPNSTNCIIFEINKFLIGLELVQERQLHLETNILKVEDDTNCSLSSIEEDFLTASEHLEEESEVEEYRNGCENINVSANVMESKKPKEVTQEEWNYDKEQSLYTLENKYISKHPMAWIKTEGSLEKVAEDTTLQGLDPSAKLSEWKGEGVRNQGTAADYHYPENVKDPAETLQALYIPDNACFPRVLMPDGPCACGTVMGHGHSSDPGDHESTTNSLLPIQDGEATTGEYATNLAESVLQDAFIRLSQSQPPLPQESAVSVPVGSALLPSGCSTKDIVVSPSWSDLPKIVIVQSPDGSNGAPEPGISSCSDMEVSLDPSGVPSGDNASRHPQSALEVALACAATMIGTISSPQATERLKMEQESLIANHPLGCSEPLQTPAVQALKEAPISEYSFPSALCGMTQVASAVAVCGLGEVGEVECPEASSRILSATESSAAIPPLFNLAAGRGVELGKEAIAEALFKEAALVLTGPDTHGGIGDLMASMNRRIMEAASKPQSSSPENVLGNELAQALSNVILKHSIDEVHQQNKITDPDNGGHSSETLDTLMESTNQLLFNVICSTFKKMSHIAQHGECPTVLSKETPGRREPELDTRTPDRAASQAWTKATEHYSSHPLIHPCGTSLVISDLADGMPPQHASNGSAKPGPFQTPMLQPEWTCSARVPRPSTAKTSPKETHLKGSIGNDAKAHHQTPSHNVNERRASSEGERTPTVTKYNSSSQDSEDGFSPNIQEKHNCASPLHSEVQVHLSLLGSDLPLPAQSMLHTKHTDVYCITDFAEELAETIVSMATEIAAICLDNSNGKQPWFCAWKRGSEVLVTPNVPCRSVKRKKESQAGGASVRKHKPPRLSEIKRKTDEHPELKEKLMNRVVDESMNLEDIPDSVNVFANEVAAKIVNLTEFSLVDGVWQAQSFPRNRLHSGDRWMRRKASSCESIAEEDSSARAYASSLGLMSALSQPGSRASSVSKQSSCESITDEFSRFMVNQMENEGRGFELLLDYYAGKNASSIVNSAVQQACRRSDHLSVRPSCPSKQSSTESITEEFYRYMLRDLERESKDGTSSRRGSQDWAAGLLSPSLRSPLCYRQSSMPDGRALGPRLTVNAPLKANSLDGFAQNSQRDFLSVQPCSGASSTGLCKSDSCLYRRGGTDHITTMLIHETWANSIEALMRKNKIITDDVQASAEPVSGGSPLHGDKCANRLASGRVQSGPILLVQESIDYQRKDSVTESLHPPGSSPSKDAHLSLDSEKETSLCHGGVPINHPRQSLLSREVPLIQIEIDQREECVGEPEHTPSKGCPLEAAEERLEEDKTPDVGRGGDTEKSAGQNRSDSLDARDGPEADVPTEGRAPSEVPNPPSSSGESTESWSQLANEEDNPDDTSSFLQFSERSMSNGNSSATSSLGIMDLDIYQESMPSSPMINELVEEKEILKGQSEKGEECVPGAPVGAVSHQGSLLVINFDLEPECPDAELRATLQWIAASELGIPAIYFKKSQENRVEKFLDVVRLVHRKSWKVGDIFHAVVQYCKLHEEQKDGTPSLFDWLLGLG, from the exons GTCTGCTTCGTGAACCTGGATGTGAACAAGGATGAGTGCAGCACGGAGCACCTGCAGCAG AAATTGGTCAATGTTTCACCAGATCTCCCAAAACTTATCAGCTCCATGAATGtccaaaaaccaaaagaaaatgaaattgtccTCCTCAGTGGGTTAACATCTGGAAATCTCCAGGCAGATTTTAAAGTATCACAG tgtccttggctgccagatatCTGCCTGGTCCAGTGTGCGAGAGGGAACAGACCGAACAGTACCAATTGCATCATCTTTGAAATCAACAAGTTTTTGATTGGGCTGGAACTGGTGCAGGAGCGGCAGCTCCACCTGGAAACAAACATCTTGAAGGTGGAGGATGACACGAACTGCTCCCTGTCTTCCATCGAGGAAGACTTTCTCACGGCCTCTGAACACTTGGAGGAAGAGAGTGAggtggaagaatacaggaatg GTTGTGAGAATATAAATGTCTCCGCCAATGTTATGGAAAGTAAAAAGCCAAAGGAAGTCACGCAGGAGGAATGGAATTACGATAAGGAACAGTCCCTTTATACCTTGGAAAACAAATACATCAGCAAGCATCCTATGGCATGGATTAAGACAGAAGGATCTCTGGAAAAAGTAGCAGAAGATACAACTTTGCAAGGTCTAGATCCATCAGCTAAACTATCAGAGTGGAAAGGTGAAGGTGTGAGGAATCAGGGGACAGCTGCAGATTATCATTATCCAGAAAATGTCAAAGATCCAGCGGAAACACTGCAGGCACTATATATTCCAGACAATGCTTGTTTCCCCAGGGTGCTTATGCCAGATGGGCCTTGTGCCTGTGGCACTGTCATGGGGCACGGCCACAGCTCCGACCCAGGAGACCATGAAAGTACAACAAACTCTCTTCTCCCCATACAGGATGGAGAAGCCACAACTGGCGAGTATGCTACAAATTTAGCCGAATCCGTGCTGCAGGATGCATTTATTAGATTATCTCAGTCCCAGCCTCCACTCCCCCAGGAATCTGCGGTCAGTGTCCCTGTAGGAAGTGCTCTGCTCCCGAGTGGCTGCTCCACAAAAGATATCGTGGTCTCTCCGTCATGGAGTGACCTCcccaaaattgtcattgttcagaGTCCAGATGGCAGCAATGGAGCCCCTGAGCCAGGCATCTCTTCGTGCTCCGACATGGAAGTCTCTCTTGACCCCTCAGGTGTCCCCTCCGGAGACAATGCCAGCAGACACCCCCAGAGTGCTCTAGAAGTAGCATTAGCGTGTGCGGCCACCATGATTGGAACTATTTCCAGCCCTCAGGCCACAGAAAGACTGAAAATGGAGCAAGAATCCCTTATTGCAAACCACCCACTGGGATGCAGCGAACCACTGCAGACTCCAGCAGTGCAAGCACTCAAGGAAGCTCCCATCAGTGAATACTCCTTTCCATCTGCGCTGTGTGGCATGACTCAGGTGGCCAGTGCCGTTGCCGTCTGCGGCctgggggaagtgggagaggtGGAGTGCCCTGAGGCTTCGAGTAGAATCCTGTCTGCCACTGAGTCTTCCGCAGCAATTCCCCCGCTTTTTAATCTAGCAGCAGGGAGGGGCGTGGAGCTGGGCAAAGAAGCCATTGCAGAGGCCTTGTTCAAGGAGGCCGCTCTGGTTTTAACGGGGCCTGACACCCACGGCGGCATTGGAGACCTCATGGCATCAATGAACCGAAGAATTATGGAAGCGGCTTCAAAGCCACAGAGCTCGAGCCCAGAAAATGTCCTCGGAAATGAGCTGGCACAGGCCCTATCCAATGTTATCCTGAAGCACTCCATCGATGAGGTTCACCAGCAGAATAAAATAACTGACCCTGACAATGGCGGGCACTCGTCTGAAACTCTGGACACTCTCATGGAAAGTACAAATCAGCTGCTCTTCAACGTGATATGCTCCACGTTCAAGAAGATGAGCCATATTGCACAGCACGGCGAATGTCCCACTGTTCTTTCCAAGGAGACCCCTGGACGGAGGGAACCCGAACTAGACACCCGGACACCTGATCGGGCTGCTAGCCAGGCATGGACAAAAGCCACTGAACACTACAGCAGCCATCCACTTATTCATCCGTGTGGCACTAGTCTGGTCATCAGTGACCTTGCAGATGGCATGCCTCCTCAGCACGCCAGCAACGGCTCGGCAAAGCCGGGCCCCTTCCAGACCCCCATGCTGCAGCCCGAATGGACTTGTAGTGCCAGGGTGCCTCGCCCTTCGACTGCTAAAACGTCCCCCAAGGAAACACATCTGAAAGGAAGCATAGGAAACGATGCAAAAGCCCATCATCAGACACCGAGTCACAACGTGAATGAACGCAGAGCCTCTTCAGAAGGAGAAAGGACACCCACAGTCACCAAGTACAACAGCAGTTCCCAGGATTCTGAGGACGGCTTCAGTCCAAACATCCAAGAGAAGCACAACTGCGCCTCACCTCTACACAGTGAAGTTCAAGTTCATCTCTCTTTGTTAGGGAGTGACTTGCCGCTTCCTGCTCAGTCCATGCTACACACTAAACACACAGACGTATACTGCATTACGGACTTTGCCGAAGAATTAGCAGAGACCATTGTCTCCATGGCAACCGAAATCGCAGCAATTTGCCTTGACAACTCAAACGGGAAACAACCCTGGTTTTGTGCAtggaagagagggagtgaggtTCTGGTCACCCCGAACGTACCCTGCCGCTCcgtgaagaggaagaaggagagccAGGCCGGCGGGGCCTCTGTGCGGAAACACAAGCCGCCGCGGCTCAGCGAGATCAAGAGGAAAACGGATGAGCACCCGGAGCTTAAGGAGAAGCTGATGAACAGGGTCGTGGATGAGTCGATGAACCTCGAGGACATCCCAGACTCTGTCAACGTCTTTGCAAACGAAGTGGCAGCCAAGATCGTGAACCTGACGGAGTTTTCCCTGGTGGACGGCGTCTGGCAAGCCCAGAGCTTTCCCCGCAATCGCTTGCACAGCGGAGACCGGTGGATGCGGCGGAAGGCCTCCAGCTGCGAAAGCATCGCGGAGGAGGACTCCAGCGCCAGGGCCTATGCCAGCAGCCTGGGCCTAATGAGCGCCCTCagccagccagggagcagggccagctcCGTGTCCAAGCAGTCGAGCTGCGAGAGCATCACCGACGAGTTTTCCAGGTTCATGGTGAACCAGATGGAAAATGAAGGACGGGGATTTGAGTTACTGCTGGACTACTACGCGGGCAAGAACGCCAGCAGCATTGTGAACTCGGCCGTGCAGCAGGCGTGCCGGAGGAGCGACCACCTCAGTGTGAGGCCGAGCTGCCCCTCCAAGCAGTCCAGCACGGAGAGCATAACCGAGGAGTTCTACAGGTACATGCTGAGGGAccttgagagagagagcaaagacgGCACCTCCTCCAGGCGAGGCAGCCAGGACTGGGCGGCTGGCTTGTTGTCGCCTTCCCTGAGATCCCCACTGTGTTACAGGCAGTCGTCCATGCCGGACGGCAGAGCCCTGGGCCCCAGACTGACCGTGAATGCGCCACTGAAAGCCAACTCCTTAGATGGCTTTGCTCAAAACAGCCAGCGAGACTTCCTGAGCGTGCAGCCATGCAGCGGTGCTTCCTCCACCGGCCTCTGCAAATCCGACTCCTGCCTGTATCGCAGGGGCGGGACCGACCACATCACAACCATGTTAATCCATGAGACGTGGGCGAACTCCATCGAGGCCCTCATGCGGAAGAACAAAATTATAACGGATGATGTCCAAGCCAGTGCTGAGCCCGTGTCTGGTGGCTCTCCCTTGCACGGAGACAAGTGTGCAAACAGATTGGCTTCGGGCAGAGTGCAAAGTGGGCCGATTCTTCTTGTCCAAGAGTCTATCGATTACCAGAGGAAAGACTCTGTTACCGAAAGCCTCCATCCCCCGGGGTCCTCTCCAAGCAAAGATGCCCATCTTAGCTTAGATTCTGAAAAGGAGACGTCCTTGTGTCATGGTGGTGTCCCTATAAACCACCCCCGGCAATCACTTCTTTCAAGGGAGGTGCCTTTAATTCAGATTGAAATAGACCAGAGAGAAGAGTGTGTTGGCGAACCTGAACACACGCCGTCCAAAGGCTGCCCCCTCGAAGCAGCAGAGGAGCGCTTGGAGGAAGACAAAACCCCggatgtggggaggggtggagacactgAGAAGAGTGCAGGCCAGAACCGCAG TGACAGCCTTGATGCCAGAGATGGACCAGAGGCTGATGTCCCGACAGAGGGGAGAGCCCCCAGTGAGGTGCCCAACCCTCCCAGCAGCAGTGGGGAGAGCACAGAAAGCTGGTCCCAGCTCGCCAATGAGGAGGACAACCCAGACGACACAAGTAGCTTCCTGCAGTTCAGTGAGCGATCCATGAG CAATGGCAACAGTAGTGCCACTAGCAGTCTTGGCATTATGGACCTGGACATTTATCAGGAAAGCATGCCATCTTCTCCCATGATTAA TGAATTAGTAGAAGAAAAGGAGATTCTTAAAGGACAGTCAGAAAAAGGAGAGG AATGTGTCCCTGGAGCACCGGTGGGAGCAGTCAGCCACCAGGGCAGCCTGCTGGTGATCAACTTTGACCTGGAGCCAGAGTGTCCTGACGCTGAGCTTCGAGCCACTCTGCAGTGGATAGCCGCCTCTGAACTTGGGATCCCTGCCATCTACTTTAAGAAATCTCAGGAGAACAGAGTTGAAAAG